A genomic region of Exiguobacterium oxidotolerans JCM 12280 contains the following coding sequences:
- the rarD gene encoding EamA family transporter RarD: protein MDKRGMSATFVAYVIGGLLPIYKLFADTVPAWTVVSIRIISAFIFVTLLLRLSGKFTQVGRLWRNKKQRLTVLAAGLVLGGNWTLYLYAIGEGYIVESSLGYYINPLVSVLFGLLFFQERLNRPQLIAIISAIIGVLILTFGYGKFPIIAFSLAVSFAFYGVLKKKAAAEPLSGLFLETLVTLPFALLTLGVTGANPLALPTGALIAIIMLGVATAVQLMLFGYGMPKIPFVYVGILQYIAPTLTLVLGVFLFNDVFTSIHFVAFLFIWIAVALFTISGLSAGRMKMKKVS from the coding sequence GTGGATAAACGGGGAATGAGCGCGACGTTCGTCGCCTACGTGATTGGCGGGTTGTTACCGATTTACAAATTATTTGCAGACACTGTTCCGGCATGGACGGTCGTGTCGATTCGCATCATCAGTGCGTTCATCTTCGTCACCCTATTATTACGTTTGTCCGGCAAATTTACGCAAGTCGGTCGATTATGGCGGAATAAAAAACAACGTCTGACTGTTTTAGCTGCTGGTCTTGTCCTCGGTGGGAATTGGACGCTCTATCTCTATGCAATCGGTGAAGGGTACATCGTCGAATCGTCGCTCGGCTATTACATCAATCCGCTCGTCAGCGTATTGTTTGGGTTGTTATTTTTCCAAGAACGTTTGAACCGACCACAATTGATTGCCATCATCAGTGCCATCATCGGTGTCTTGATTTTGACATTCGGCTATGGGAAGTTTCCGATCATTGCTTTTTCGCTTGCTGTTTCGTTTGCTTTTTATGGTGTGTTAAAGAAAAAGGCAGCGGCAGAACCGTTATCAGGATTATTCCTAGAGACGTTAGTGACATTACCGTTCGCGTTGTTGACGCTTGGTGTGACGGGAGCGAATCCGCTCGCTTTACCGACCGGAGCCTTGATTGCCATCATCATGCTTGGTGTTGCGACAGCTGTTCAGTTGATGTTGTTTGGGTACGGTATGCCGAAGATTCCATTTGTATATGTCGGTATCTTGCAGTACATCGCACCGACGTTGACGTTAGTACTCGGTGTCTTTTTGTTTAATGATGTGTTTACATCGATTCACTTCGTGGCCTTCCTGTTCATTTGGATTGCCGTCGCACTATTTACGATCAGTGGTTTATCGGCAGGACGAATGAAGATGAAAAAGGTCTCGTAA
- the rarD gene encoding EamA family transporter RarD has translation MNKPGLFATLGAYVIWGLLPIYWKLLASVSSEAILANRIVWSFLFLLLLLYLQKALPKLTTAFKNQRTRRLFFLNGIIISMNWFIYIWAVNHNFIVEASLGYYINPLVSIVFGVFFFKEKLSRIEWIAILLATIGVLILTIGYGEFPWISLALAFSFGFYGVVKKQRPLEATVSLTLETLAPLPLALLFISYLGVQGTSTFSHTPFVTAGLLLTGVITAVPLLLFGFGAQRIPYTVVGFLQFVAPTLSLAIGVLLYDEPFTRTHLVAFTFIWSAALVFTLNSLLIRKKQLRKVA, from the coding sequence ATGAATAAACCTGGTCTGTTTGCCACATTAGGCGCATATGTCATTTGGGGATTACTTCCGATTTATTGGAAGCTGTTAGCTAGCGTCTCAAGCGAGGCGATACTCGCCAATCGGATTGTCTGGTCTTTTTTATTTCTGTTGCTCTTATTATATTTACAAAAAGCATTACCTAAATTGACGACGGCGTTTAAAAATCAACGGACACGAAGATTGTTTTTCTTGAACGGAATCATCATTAGTATGAATTGGTTTATCTACATCTGGGCAGTCAACCATAATTTCATCGTCGAAGCCTCGCTTGGCTACTACATCAATCCGCTCGTCAGCATCGTGTTCGGGGTGTTCTTCTTCAAAGAGAAACTGTCACGGATTGAATGGATTGCAATTTTGCTCGCGACGATCGGTGTCTTGATTTTAACAATTGGCTATGGCGAGTTCCCTTGGATTTCACTTGCGCTCGCATTTAGTTTTGGCTTTTATGGTGTCGTCAAGAAACAACGTCCCCTCGAAGCGACGGTCAGTCTGACACTCGAAACGCTCGCACCGCTACCGCTCGCACTCCTTTTTATCAGTTATCTTGGTGTACAAGGAACGTCGACTTTCTCGCACACACCGTTCGTCACGGCAGGATTACTGCTGACAGGTGTAATCACGGCCGTACCGTTACTTTTATTCGGTTTTGGTGCCCAACGGATCCCATATACGGTCGTTGGTTTTCTACAGTTTGTTGCTCCGACGCTATCACTTGCCATCGGTGTTCTCTTGTATGATGAACCCTTTACACGTACACACTTGGTCGCGTTTACATTTATTTGGTCGGCTGCGCTCGTCTTTACATTAAACAGTTTATTGATTCGAAAAAAACAACTGCGGAAAGTAGCGTAA
- a CDS encoding methyl-accepting chemotaxis protein — protein sequence MTLRTRFLISTLVTIISVVALMGWTLVELRQIQSYNEDYGKQLVEISELETKLLYEQAAWNRLASQPSDSQVEQVLALSQKNEKALQLLEKTYLIDAFKTEMDRAEAKYTALSAERNELVEERNPIEIRSYAARIEGVLSDLYTLHTKNGEFYDVLQQEAKDQTVNLTRTVLIATFVLLIALALYNWYFARSITRPISRVVKTAEQISAGDLSEQLETSGRADEIGRLESAIAQMQQTLHGVIGTISHTSNTISQMSEQATSENANIVEVSGNMTHAINEMASGTQTVSDDLQTTVSTITDMSSSFDQSERRAQLALSQGQVADTTMGQSASVMEEQTASLAASTVQNRELGRQLEGFLEQTQQIEKMAELVSGVSAQTNLLSLNAAIEAARAGEAGRGFAVVASEVKKLADETHQATRSIFSLVRSIRQDGAVLQEALLRSEKEQENQVANFAQVKSAFEETRKNVADVTETLNYVTSQLVRSKEQANDVVNQVSSVSGVMEELAAGNQEVAASMRDQQASFEQIHQLMLELETTTTSLDQQTNQFKI from the coding sequence ATGACGTTACGGACACGCTTTTTAATTTCGACACTCGTGACGATCATCAGTGTCGTTGCCTTGATGGGATGGACGTTGGTTGAACTCCGGCAAATTCAATCGTACAACGAAGATTATGGAAAACAGCTTGTCGAAATCTCGGAACTTGAAACAAAACTACTGTACGAACAAGCCGCATGGAACCGTCTTGCGAGCCAACCGTCTGACAGTCAAGTCGAGCAAGTACTCGCTTTAAGTCAAAAGAACGAGAAGGCGCTACAGTTGCTTGAAAAAACGTATTTAATCGATGCGTTTAAAACGGAAATGGACCGGGCAGAGGCAAAATATACTGCGTTATCAGCTGAACGAAATGAGTTGGTCGAAGAGCGTAACCCGATTGAAATCCGGTCATATGCTGCCCGAATCGAGGGTGTACTAAGTGATTTGTATACACTACATACAAAAAACGGTGAGTTTTATGATGTACTGCAACAAGAAGCAAAGGACCAGACCGTCAATTTGACACGGACGGTGTTAATCGCAACGTTTGTTTTATTGATTGCGTTAGCACTATATAATTGGTATTTCGCACGGAGCATTACGCGTCCGATCAGCCGTGTCGTTAAAACAGCGGAGCAAATTTCGGCTGGTGATTTATCGGAGCAACTGGAGACGTCAGGACGAGCAGATGAAATCGGTCGTCTCGAGTCAGCGATTGCGCAAATGCAACAAACGTTACATGGTGTGATTGGGACGATTAGTCATACTTCGAATACAATCAGTCAAATGAGTGAACAGGCAACGTCTGAAAATGCGAACATTGTCGAAGTGTCTGGTAACATGACGCATGCGATCAATGAGATGGCGAGCGGAACACAGACAGTATCGGATGATTTACAGACGACGGTCAGTACGATTACAGACATGAGCTCCTCATTCGACCAAAGTGAACGTCGGGCTCAGCTTGCATTGAGCCAAGGTCAAGTCGCAGACACGACGATGGGGCAGAGTGCTTCGGTCATGGAAGAACAAACAGCCTCACTCGCTGCGTCGACGGTTCAAAACCGCGAACTTGGGCGTCAGCTAGAAGGTTTCCTTGAACAGACACAACAAATCGAAAAAATGGCAGAACTTGTTTCAGGTGTCTCGGCGCAGACAAACCTCTTATCCTTGAATGCAGCGATTGAAGCGGCAAGAGCCGGAGAAGCAGGACGTGGCTTTGCCGTCGTCGCAAGCGAAGTGAAAAAACTTGCGGACGAGACGCACCAAGCGACACGATCAATCTTCTCACTCGTACGTTCGATTCGCCAAGATGGTGCTGTCTTGCAAGAAGCATTGTTGCGTTCTGAAAAAGAACAAGAGAATCAGGTCGCAAACTTTGCTCAAGTCAAATCGGCATTCGAAGAGACGCGGAAAAATGTAGCCGATGTCACTGAAACGCTCAATTACGTGACATCACAGCTTGTCCGCTCGAAAGAACAAGCGAATGATGTCGTCAATCAGGTCAGTTCGGTTAGTGGCGTAATGGAAGAGTTAGCGGCAGGGAATCAAGAGGTCGCAGCTTCGATGCGTGATCAACAAGCTTCGTTCGAACAAATTCATCAATTGATGTTAGAGCTCGAGACGACAACAACATCACTTGATCAACAAACAAATCAATTTAAAATTTAA
- a CDS encoding glucose 1-dehydrogenase has translation MDLVNQTVIITGAANGIGATLAKTYANEGAVVILADIDQMTGEVIAQEIEENGGTAFFYRLDVQDEHDVNLLIEKALEHTGKINIIINNAGIIIRKPLLELTLEEWDRVNHTNLRSIFLTTKAAAPHLKNGGRIVNLASTRAFMSEPDTESYAATKGGIFALTHALAVSLGPKGILVNAIAPGWIETGNYHELSPEDHSQHPSGRVGKPEDVARAALFLTNPENDFLTGETLVLDGGMTRKMIYEE, from the coding sequence ATGGACTTAGTAAATCAAACAGTCATTATCACTGGTGCCGCGAACGGGATTGGTGCGACACTCGCTAAAACATATGCAAACGAAGGAGCTGTCGTCATTTTAGCAGATATCGACCAAATGACAGGCGAAGTCATCGCTCAAGAAATCGAGGAAAATGGTGGAACGGCTTTCTTTTACCGCTTAGACGTTCAAGACGAGCACGATGTCAACTTGCTCATCGAAAAAGCGTTAGAACATACAGGCAAAATCAATATCATCATTAATAACGCTGGGATCATCATTCGCAAACCTCTCCTTGAGCTCACACTAGAAGAATGGGACCGCGTCAATCATACGAACTTACGTAGTATCTTTTTGACAACAAAAGCAGCGGCACCACATCTAAAAAATGGTGGCCGAATCGTCAACCTAGCTTCGACACGTGCTTTTATGTCCGAACCCGATACAGAATCGTATGCCGCAACAAAAGGCGGGATTTTCGCTTTGACACATGCTCTTGCCGTTTCCTTAGGACCTAAAGGTATCCTTGTCAACGCGATTGCCCCAGGTTGGATCGAGACAGGCAATTATCATGAGCTTTCTCCAGAGGATCATTCGCAACACCCGTCTGGACGCGTCGGTAAGCCGGAAGATGTCGCTCGTGCCGCCCTGTTCTTAACGAACCCCGAAAATGATTTCTTGACGGGAGAGACACTTGTCCTAGATGGTGGGATGACGCGAAAAATGATTTATGAAGAATGA
- a CDS encoding YkvA family protein — protein sequence MDLSNEKLKQQQDQYAEEAKDYIDRPKKTKSILKRANNSIQKNSSLSLVFSPVRLFIDMVRSYQSGEYRNIRRTTILKVIGALIYLVSPIDLIPDFILGFGFADDIAIILFVTKTIFEELTRFSDWQDEQQKARTQPIQSEDAY from the coding sequence ATGGATTTATCGAACGAGAAATTAAAACAACAACAAGATCAATATGCGGAAGAAGCAAAGGACTATATCGATCGTCCGAAAAAAACAAAATCGATTTTAAAACGAGCGAACAATTCAATTCAAAAAAACTCGAGTCTATCGCTTGTCTTTTCACCAGTTCGCCTCTTCATTGATATGGTCCGTTCATATCAATCGGGAGAATACCGGAATATTCGCCGGACCACGATTTTAAAAGTGATTGGTGCTTTGATTTATCTCGTTTCACCCATCGACCTGATTCCAGACTTTATTCTTGGTTTTGGGTTCGCGGATGATATCGCGATTATCTTGTTCGTCACGAAAACGATTTTTGAAGAGTTGACACGATTCAGCGATTGGCAAGATGAGCAACAAAAAGCACGGACGCAGCCAATCCAAAGTGAGGATGCGTACTGA
- a CDS encoding BMP family lipoprotein, producing MLKHWKLAMLATTISLAGCGSIIDDPNQAVKERQKMAVVLSDVGLGDQSFSDAAMSGMALLREKEDWFIDYRELGETKTYKVAFDTLAKEKPTVVVGLGFMGQAELEEVAKRYPLQQFALIDAVSELPNVLSVTFKEDEGSYLAGAAAALQSENETIGFVGGMKSPLIEKFEKGYTAGAKAINPDIKVLVDYAEDFAAPEKGRTIANDQMNQQADVLFAAAGLTGSGVLEAAQAKGNKAIGVDSDQTAIAPDAVMTSMLKQVDLAITTIGDTVKEKGLQSGQIVLGVKEGAIQLAPIRNVTFSEKDLKQLEQLEQDVLEGKVDVQ from the coding sequence ATGTTGAAACACTGGAAACTAGCAATGCTTGCGACGACGATTAGTTTAGCAGGTTGTGGAAGTATCATCGATGATCCAAATCAAGCAGTGAAGGAACGTCAAAAAATGGCGGTTGTCTTATCAGATGTTGGTCTTGGTGATCAATCGTTTAGTGATGCCGCGATGAGTGGGATGGCCTTACTACGTGAAAAAGAAGATTGGTTCATTGATTATCGTGAACTAGGGGAAACGAAAACATATAAAGTAGCGTTCGATACGTTGGCAAAAGAGAAGCCGACCGTTGTCGTCGGGTTAGGTTTTATGGGACAAGCGGAATTAGAAGAAGTCGCGAAACGTTATCCATTGCAACAATTTGCGTTGATTGATGCCGTATCAGAACTACCAAATGTCTTATCGGTTACATTTAAAGAAGATGAAGGCAGTTATCTTGCAGGAGCTGCTGCTGCGCTTCAATCAGAAAATGAGACGATTGGGTTTGTTGGAGGAATGAAGTCGCCTTTAATCGAGAAGTTTGAAAAAGGATACACGGCAGGAGCAAAGGCCATCAATCCGGACATCAAAGTCTTAGTCGATTATGCAGAAGACTTTGCAGCACCCGAAAAAGGGCGGACGATTGCGAACGATCAAATGAACCAACAAGCAGATGTGTTATTTGCAGCAGCTGGTCTGACGGGCAGTGGTGTCCTCGAAGCAGCGCAAGCAAAAGGCAACAAAGCGATTGGTGTCGATAGTGACCAGACGGCGATTGCACCTGACGCCGTCATGACTTCGATGTTAAAACAAGTCGATCTCGCGATCACGACGATTGGCGATACAGTAAAAGAAAAAGGGTTACAGTCGGGTCAAATCGTGCTCGGCGTCAAAGAAGGTGCGATTCAACTAGCCCCGATTCGAAATGTAACGTTTTCAGAGAAAGACCTAAAGCAACTTGAGCAACTGGAGCAAGATGTATTAGAAGGGAAGGTTGACGTACAATGA
- a CDS encoding PTS transporter subunit IIC yields the protein MLLCTKALHKECIPIESSTTRINRQFGIHVLNGLSIGILVALIPGALLGELAKALLPYFAPAQYIIDSTTIAMRLLPMVIGVAVAMQFKTTPIETASIGLATVVGSGVATRTETAGFLFVGTGDVINAGVTAAIATALVLWIGNRFKTYTVLVMPTLIIVGAGGIGVLTYPFVTKITAAIGQMITQFTVLQPILMGVLLAVTFSVLIVSPLSTVGIATAISLSGIAAGAANLGVCAAGFGLAIAGWKANSRGTSIAHFLGSPKIQMANFIRNPIMIVPVMCSAAVLGGLAGILGIQGTPFSAGFGMSGLIGPINALHLMAGGWTWANGVLVFGLFILLPIVLCLSFHQLFRRFRPWTNQEDYRLDFE from the coding sequence ATGCTGTTATGCACAAAAGCATTACATAAGGAGTGTATTCCCATCGAATCTTCTACAACACGAATCAATCGTCAGTTCGGTATCCATGTACTGAACGGACTCAGTATCGGAATTTTAGTTGCATTAATCCCAGGTGCTCTGCTCGGCGAACTCGCCAAAGCATTATTACCTTACTTCGCGCCCGCTCAATACATCATCGACTCGACTACGATTGCGATGCGCTTGCTACCGATGGTCATCGGTGTTGCCGTCGCCATGCAATTCAAGACGACTCCGATCGAAACCGCCTCGATTGGTCTAGCGACCGTCGTCGGTTCAGGTGTCGCGACGCGGACGGAAACAGCCGGTTTTTTATTCGTCGGTACGGGTGATGTCATCAACGCAGGTGTAACAGCTGCCATCGCAACCGCACTTGTCTTATGGATTGGAAATCGTTTTAAAACCTACACTGTTCTCGTCATGCCGACGTTGATCATTGTCGGTGCAGGTGGGATTGGCGTCCTTACATATCCGTTCGTCACTAAAATCACTGCGGCGATCGGTCAAATGATCACTCAGTTCACTGTTCTGCAACCAATCTTGATGGGCGTCCTGTTAGCGGTCACGTTTTCAGTTTTGATCGTCTCTCCGCTGTCGACCGTCGGCATCGCAACAGCCATCAGCCTCTCGGGCATTGCAGCAGGAGCGGCAAACCTCGGTGTCTGTGCCGCTGGATTCGGTCTTGCAATCGCAGGCTGGAAGGCGAATTCTCGCGGAACGTCGATTGCTCATTTTTTAGGATCACCGAAAATTCAGATGGCAAATTTTATTCGTAATCCCATCATGATCGTTCCCGTCATGTGCAGTGCCGCAGTTCTCGGCGGGTTAGCCGGGATTTTAGGGATTCAAGGAACACCGTTTAGCGCCGGCTTCGGTATGTCCGGGTTGATTGGTCCAATCAACGCCTTGCATTTGATGGCAGGTGGATGGACATGGGCAAATGGAGTGCTCGTCTTCGGATTATTCATCTTGCTTCCGATTGTCCTCTGCTTATCGTTCCATCAGTTATTCCGTCGCTTCCGTCCTTGGACGAACCAGGAAGACTACCGACTCGATTTCGAATAA
- a CDS encoding DedA family protein — MAWHAWMESYGYLGIMVTLMFPFLPSEVPLAYAGYLVHTAQSNLVLMLLVAVFSFVVSQNIFFTVGQLGSERLLGRVFKLFRISETRMVQFQQQMEMRGRFILLLSPMWRMGFAVGAGLTGVSRLTFTIATTVSFFVWSAFFIWGGKKLGHGMNGRHHDFHQYTPWIVGLLLLLGVYLYVRKKRMLKK, encoded by the coding sequence ATGGCCTGGCATGCATGGATGGAGTCCTATGGGTATCTAGGGATTATGGTGACATTAATGTTTCCGTTTTTACCAAGTGAAGTCCCGCTCGCCTATGCGGGTTACTTGGTGCATACGGCACAATCAAATCTTGTCTTGATGTTACTTGTCGCCGTATTTAGTTTCGTCGTCAGCCAGAACATCTTCTTTACGGTCGGTCAGCTCGGAAGTGAGCGGCTACTTGGACGCGTTTTTAAATTGTTTCGGATTTCTGAAACGAGAATGGTTCAATTTCAACAGCAAATGGAGATGCGCGGACGATTTATTTTACTCCTGTCACCGATGTGGCGAATGGGTTTTGCGGTTGGAGCAGGTCTGACAGGTGTGTCTCGTTTGACGTTCACGATCGCCACGACGGTGTCATTCTTTGTGTGGTCCGCGTTTTTCATCTGGGGTGGAAAAAAGCTCGGGCATGGCATGAATGGACGACATCATGATTTTCACCAGTATACTCCGTGGATTGTCGGGCTATTGCTTCTTCTCGGGGTTTACCTATATGTTAGAAAAAAGAGAATGCTAAAAAAATAG
- the deoC gene encoding deoxyribose-phosphate aldolase: MNLAAMIDHTALKPETSRAQIETLCKEALEYKFASVCVNPTYVALAAELLKSDDDVKVCTVIGFPLGANTPEVKAFETKDAIKNGATEIDMVLNIGALKDGDVELVERDIRAVVEAANGTLVKVIFENCLLTKEEIKTAAELSVKAGANFVKTSTGFSTGGATVEDIRLMRETVGPDIGVKASGGVRDFEGAKAMIDAGASRIGASAGIAIVTGGSSDSDY; this comes from the coding sequence ATGAACTTAGCAGCTATGATCGACCACACGGCACTCAAGCCGGAAACATCACGCGCCCAAATCGAAACACTTTGTAAGGAAGCACTCGAGTACAAATTTGCTAGCGTCTGTGTCAACCCGACGTATGTCGCACTTGCAGCAGAACTTTTAAAGTCTGACGACGACGTTAAAGTTTGTACAGTCATCGGTTTCCCACTTGGCGCGAACACACCAGAAGTCAAAGCTTTCGAAACGAAAGATGCGATTAAAAATGGTGCAACTGAAATCGACATGGTTCTTAACATCGGCGCACTAAAAGACGGTGACGTGGAACTCGTGGAACGTGATATCCGTGCAGTAGTCGAAGCGGCGAATGGTACGCTCGTTAAAGTCATTTTTGAAAACTGCCTCTTAACAAAAGAAGAGATCAAAACAGCTGCTGAACTTTCAGTCAAAGCTGGCGCGAACTTCGTTAAAACTTCAACTGGTTTCTCAACTGGTGGTGCAACGGTTGAAGACATTCGCCTCATGCGTGAAACAGTGGGACCTGACATCGGTGTAAAAGCTTCAGGTGGCGTTCGTGACTTTGAAGGCGCTAAAGCGATGATCGATGCTGGTGCATCACGTATCGGTGCATCTGCTGGTATCGCCATCGTAACAGGCGGTTCTTCAGACAGCGATTATTAA
- a CDS encoding HAD family hydrolase: MAVILFDIDGTLIDSTNQMTEAIHLAMADMPHLEKPSKDRVRASYGLAGSAFWEKAIPDASEEDIRLIRQKRHHHLEQTMKDQEVLFEGVRELLRTLTEQGHIVSTASNCGVHYMNLVLDSQAIRPFFTSPKCLGSVNGKQKADILAAHRAEFGDVEYLMVGDRSSDIEAARIADMPVAICRFGFGTMDEWELADHQLEQPLDVLKFV, encoded by the coding sequence ATGGCAGTTATTTTATTTGATATTGATGGGACATTGATCGACTCGACAAATCAGATGACAGAGGCGATTCATCTTGCGATGGCAGACATGCCGCATCTTGAAAAGCCATCGAAAGACCGTGTTCGGGCAAGTTACGGACTGGCGGGGAGTGCGTTTTGGGAAAAGGCGATTCCGGATGCGTCAGAAGAAGACATTCGGTTGATTCGCCAAAAGCGTCATCATCATTTAGAACAGACAATGAAGGATCAAGAGGTGTTGTTTGAAGGGGTGCGCGAGCTACTCCGCACCTTGACGGAACAAGGACATATTGTCTCGACGGCAAGCAATTGCGGGGTCCACTACATGAATCTTGTCCTCGACAGTCAAGCCATCCGACCGTTTTTCACGAGTCCGAAATGTTTAGGATCAGTGAACGGGAAACAAAAAGCTGATATTTTAGCAGCACATCGAGCAGAGTTCGGAGACGTCGAGTACTTGATGGTCGGTGACCGGTCGTCTGATATCGAAGCAGCACGAATTGCTGACATGCCGGTTGCGATTTGCCGGTTCGGTTTCGGGACGATGGATGAATGGGAACTCGCAGACCACCAGCTTGAACAACCGTTAGATGTCTTAAAGTTTGTTTAA
- a CDS encoding murein hydrolase activator EnvC family protein, translated as MTLTLLTTPFVTSVGAATSYKDKQQQNEQKQSKQKEALDENKQQLSKAQEKVYAIDQQINGLTLQVVENEQKIDQNERQLTKLKQKITALQKKIKKQEKMLGDRLAVRQAKSDKDPLLEAVFGAEDIGDMISRFNAFNTIAESDASLLKDYETSKQELAEAKQELEDTRTALIHDRKVLKKKQHELNAEKDKRTSLLKRLKKQKRSIESNILSLKEAAAQLKAQEAAAKAAALAAKKQAAAQSAQPASISKASTKVISNATGKFIKPANGSISQGMGAASGNNGYAYHNGTDFAGPVNSAIVASAAGTVIQASSGGPYGNHVYIAHNIGGKTYTTVYAHMNALTVKQGQQVKQGQQIGKLGSTGNSTGPHLHFEIHEGGYQYNANGRTNELNPESFF; from the coding sequence ATGACACTCACACTTCTCACAACACCCTTTGTTACATCCGTAGGTGCTGCGACTTCATATAAAGACAAACAACAACAAAACGAACAAAAACAATCAAAACAAAAAGAAGCTCTCGATGAAAATAAACAACAATTATCGAAAGCCCAAGAGAAAGTTTACGCGATTGACCAACAAATCAATGGATTGACGCTTCAAGTCGTCGAAAATGAACAAAAGATTGATCAAAACGAACGTCAGTTAACGAAACTTAAACAAAAGATTACAGCTTTACAGAAGAAAATCAAAAAACAAGAAAAAATGCTTGGGGATCGACTGGCAGTTCGACAAGCTAAATCTGATAAAGATCCATTGCTCGAAGCCGTATTCGGTGCAGAAGACATTGGCGATATGATCAGTCGCTTCAACGCATTCAATACGATTGCTGAAAGTGATGCTTCATTATTAAAAGATTACGAAACGAGTAAACAAGAGTTGGCAGAAGCAAAACAAGAACTTGAAGATACACGTACTGCACTCATCCATGACCGGAAAGTTCTAAAAAAGAAGCAACACGAATTGAATGCTGAAAAGGACAAACGAACATCCTTATTAAAACGCTTGAAGAAACAAAAGCGTTCAATCGAATCAAACATCTTAAGTCTAAAAGAGGCCGCTGCTCAACTTAAAGCACAAGAAGCGGCAGCCAAAGCCGCTGCTCTCGCAGCTAAAAAACAAGCAGCCGCGCAATCGGCGCAACCTGCTTCAATCAGTAAAGCAAGTACGAAAGTCATCTCAAATGCAACTGGAAAATTCATCAAACCTGCGAACGGTTCCATTTCACAAGGTATGGGTGCCGCGAGCGGAAATAACGGCTATGCTTATCACAACGGGACCGATTTCGCTGGACCGGTCAATTCTGCAATCGTCGCATCAGCTGCCGGAACTGTCATCCAAGCAAGCTCCGGTGGTCCGTATGGTAATCATGTCTATATCGCACACAACATCGGTGGTAAGACCTATACGACGGTTTATGCGCATATGAATGCCTTGACAGTTAAACAAGGACAACAAGTCAAGCAAGGCCAACAAATCGGAAAACTCGGTAGTACGGGGAATTCAACCGGTCCCCATCTTCACTTCGAGATTCATGAAGGTGGCTACCAATATAATGCGAACGGCCGGACAAACGAACTAAACCCAGAAAGTTTCTTTTAA